The following proteins are encoded in a genomic region of Pangasianodon hypophthalmus isolate fPanHyp1 chromosome 26, fPanHyp1.pri, whole genome shotgun sequence:
- the mylz3 gene encoding myosin, light polypeptide 3, skeletal muscle: protein MSDFTADQIEDFKEAFGLFDRVGDSKIAYNQIADIMRALGQNPTNKDVKKILGDPSPEDMANKRIDFDAFLPMLKAVDTIQKGTYDDYVEGLRVFDKEGNGTVMGAELRIVLSTLGERMSEPEVDALMQGQEDENGSVNYESFVKHILSV from the exons ATG TCTGATTTCACCGCTGACCAGATTGAGG ACTTCAAAGAGGCCTTTGGTCTCTTTGACAGAGTTGGCGATAGCAAGATTGCCTACAACCAGATTGCTGACATCATGCGTGCTCTGGGACAAAACCCAACCAACAAGGACGTCAAGAAAATTCTGGGTGACCCATCCCCCGAAG ACATGGCCAACAAGAGGATCGACTTTGATGCTTTCCTGCCCATGCTGAAGGCTGTGGATACCATCCAGAAGGGAACCTACGATGACTACGTTGAGGGTCTGCGTGTCTTCGACAAGGAAGGCAACGGCACAGTGATGGGCGCTGAGCTGCGCATTGTGCTGTCCACACTGG GAGAGAGGATGTCCGAGCCTGAGGTCGACGCTTTGATGCAAGGACAGGAGGACGAGAACGGCTCTGTCAACTATGAAA GCTTTGTCAAGCACATCCTGTCTGTGTAA
- the pcnp gene encoding PEST proteolytic signal-containing nuclear protein isoform X2, with the protein MAAVQHRGEGPRAGGAEEKANGGKSNTVSNSPGGGEGGGGGLGKRPATKDELQNQPAPPKIPKPGVSSAKKPAPISIKLGASKPKEVAPILPSKKPASVFDDDDDSEPEEMPPEAKMRMKNIGRDTPTSAGPNSFNKGKQGFSDHQKLWERKMKAQTDQ; encoded by the exons ATGGCGGCTGTGCAGCACCGCGGCGAAGGGCCTCGGGCTGGAG GAGCGGAGGAGAAGGCAAACGGTGGGAAAAGTAACACTGTCTCTAACAGCcctggaggaggagaaggaggaggaggaggtctGGGGAAACGGCCAGCCACCAAGGACGAGCTCCAGAACCAGCCGGCGCCTCCCAAAATCCCCAAACCGGGCGTCAGTAGCGCTAAGAAACCTGCTCCTATTTCCATCAAGCTAGGAGCTAgc AAACCGAAGGAAGTGGCGCCCATTTTACCCTCCAAAAAACCTGCATCTGTTTTCGATGACGATGACGAC AGTGAACCAGAGGAGATGCCTCCAGAAGcgaagatgaggatgaagaaCATTGGAAG GGACACCCCGACTTCGGCAGGCCCCAACTCATTCAACAAAGGCAAGCAAGGATTCTCCGACCACCAGAAGCTCTGGGAGAGGAAGATGAAAGCGCAGACCGACCAATAA
- the pcnp gene encoding PEST proteolytic signal-containing nuclear protein isoform X1, with protein MAAVQHRGEGPRAGAGAEEKANGGKSNTVSNSPGGGEGGGGGLGKRPATKDELQNQPAPPKIPKPGVSSAKKPAPISIKLGASKPKEVAPILPSKKPASVFDDDDDSEPEEMPPEAKMRMKNIGRDTPTSAGPNSFNKGKQGFSDHQKLWERKMKAQTDQ; from the exons ATGGCGGCTGTGCAGCACCGCGGCGAAGGGCCTCGGGCTGGAG CAGGAGCGGAGGAGAAGGCAAACGGTGGGAAAAGTAACACTGTCTCTAACAGCcctggaggaggagaaggaggaggaggaggtctGGGGAAACGGCCAGCCACCAAGGACGAGCTCCAGAACCAGCCGGCGCCTCCCAAAATCCCCAAACCGGGCGTCAGTAGCGCTAAGAAACCTGCTCCTATTTCCATCAAGCTAGGAGCTAgc AAACCGAAGGAAGTGGCGCCCATTTTACCCTCCAAAAAACCTGCATCTGTTTTCGATGACGATGACGAC AGTGAACCAGAGGAGATGCCTCCAGAAGcgaagatgaggatgaagaaCATTGGAAG GGACACCCCGACTTCGGCAGGCCCCAACTCATTCAACAAAGGCAAGCAAGGATTCTCCGACCACCAGAAGCTCTGGGAGAGGAAGATGAAAGCGCAGACCGACCAATAA
- the LOC113535812 gene encoding interferon-induced GTP-binding protein Mx1, whose translation MSASLSEQYEEKVRPCIDLIDSLRALGVEKDLALPAIAVIGDQSSGKSSVLEALSGVALPRGSGIVTRCPLELKMKKSREEDLWHGKIQYHDYEEEIHDPADVEKKIREAQDHMAGVGVGICDDLISLEVTSANVPDLTLIDLPGIARVAVKGQPENIGEQIKRLIQKFIKKQETINLVVVPCNVDIATTEALKMAQEVDPNGERTLGILTKPDLVDKGTEDTVVSIIRNEIIYLTKGYMVVRCRGQKEIMDRVSLHEATEKEKDFFKDHLHFSTLFEEGMATIPKLAEKLTLELVLHIERSLPRLEEQIEMKLAEIQGELDRYGSGPPTEPGERIYFLIDKITVFTQDGINLTTGENLKSVSHFNIFSGLRRQFVLWKIHLDSSGLTFNKRIEKEMKDYEEKYRGRELPGFINYKTFEVIVKDQIKQLEEPAIRRLKEISDLIRKGFIQLAQYSFLGFPNLLKMAKTKIENIKQLKESEAELMLRTQFKMELIVYTQDNMYSDTLSTLKHKEEEQERLNFGVARPPQHSLYNHSDSKATLEELMRHLKSYYNIASKRLADQLPLVIRYLLLQESAAQLQREMLQLIQDKNNAEQLLKEDHDIGSKRNNLQNRQKRLMEARNYLVKF comes from the exons GTATCGTGACGCGATGTCCGCTCGAGCTCAAGATGAAGAAGAGCAGAGAGGAAGACTTGTGGCATGGAAAGATCCAGTACCATGATTATGAGGAAGAGATTCATGATCCAGCAGATGTGGAGAAAAAGATTAGAGAAG CTCAGGACCATATGGCTGGGGTCGGTGTGGGCATCTGTGATGACCTCATCAGCCTGGAAGTGACATCAGCCAATGTTCCTGACCTCACGCTCATCGATCTGCCTGGTATTGCGCGTGTGGCAGTCAAAGGCCAACCGGAGAACATCGGAGAACAG ATTAAGAGGCTGATCCAAAAGTTCATCAAAAAGCAAGAAACCATCAACCTGGTGGTGGTGCCATGTAACGTGGACATCGCCACTACTGAAGCGCTGAAGATGGCTCAGGAAGTTGATCCAAATGGCGAGAGAACCCTCG GCATCCTAACGAAGCCTGACCTGGTGGATAAAGGCACGGAGGACACGGTGGTGTCCATCATCCGTAACGAGATCATTTACCTCACTAAAGGCTACATGGTCGTCAGGTGCCGAGGGCAGAAGGAGATCATGGACCGCGTCTCTCTGCACGAAGCCACCGAGAAGGAGAAGGACTTCTTTAAAGACCACCTACATTTCAG CACGCTGTTTGAGGAAGGCATGGCCACCATTCCCAAACTGGCTGAGAAACTCACGCTCGAACTCGTTCTTCACATCGAG cgATCTCTTCCACGACTAGAGGAGCAGATTGAAATGAAGTTGGCTGAAATCCAGGGTGAACTGGATCGCTATGGCTCAGGGCCTCCTACAGAACCAGGAGAGAGGATATATTTTCTGATTGAC AAAATCACAGTGTTCACTCAGGACGGCATCAACCTGACAACTGGAGAGAATCTGAAGAGCGTGTCACATTTCAACATCTTCTCAGGTCTGAGGAGGCAGTTTGTTCTCTGGAAGATTCATCTAGACAGCTCAGGACTGACAT TTAACAAGAGGATTGAGAAGGAAATGAAGGACTATGAGGAAAAATACCGAGGCAGAGAACTCCCAGGATTCATCAACTACAAGACCTTCGAGGTGATCGTGAAGGACCAGATCAAGCAGCTGGAGGAACCTGCAATCAGGAGACTGAAGGAAATCTCAG ATCTCATTCGGAAGGGTTTCATCCAGCTGGCCCAATACAGCTTCCTGGGCTTCCCCAATCTCCTCAAAATGGCAAAG ACCAAGATTGAGAACATAAAGCAGCTGAAGGAGTCCGAGGCCGAATTGATGCTGAGGACTCAGTTTAAGATGGAGCTGATTGTCTACACCCAAGACAACATGTACAGCGACACCCTGAGCACGCTGAAGCACAAAGAGGAAGAACAAGAGAGACTAAACTTTGGTGTGGCTCGCCCTCCTCAACATAGTTTATACAATCACTCAGACAGCAAAGCCACTCTTGAGGAACTGATGCGTCACCTCAAGTCCTACTACAAC ATTGCGAGTAAGCGTCTGGCTGACCAGCTGCCGCTGGTGATCAGGTACCTGCTGCTGCAGGAGTCGGCGGCGCAGCTGCAGAGAGAGATGCTCCAGCTCATACAGGACAAAAACAACGCGGAGCAGCTGCTGAAAGAAGATCATGACATCGGCAGCAAACGCAACAACCTGCAAAACCGCCAGAAGCGTCTGATGGAGGCCCGCAACTACCTGGTCAAGTTTTAG
- the LOC113535702 gene encoding interferon-induced GTP-binding protein Mx1, which yields MSASLSEQYEEKVRPCIDLIDSLRALGVEKDLALPAIAVIGDQSSGKSSVLEALSGVALPRGSGIVTRCPLELKMKRSREEDFWHGKIKYKKDHDQDHEEEIDDPADVEKKIREAQDHMAGVGVGISEELISLEVTSADVPDLTLIDLPGIARVAVKGQPENIGEQIKRLIRKFITKQETINLVVVPCNVDIATTEALRMAQEVDPNGERTLGILTKPDLVDKGTEDTVVSIIHNEIIYLTKGYMIVRCRGQKEIMDRVSLHEAIEKEKDFFKDHSHFSELYDEGMATIPNLAEKLTLELVHHIERSLPRLEEQIEIKLAETQGELDRYGSGPPTEPGERIFFLIDKVTAFTQDAINLTTGEELKNLQHLNIFSSLRRQFALWKNHLDNSGETFKRKIEKEVNEYEEKYRGRELPGFINYKTFEVMVKDQIKQLEEPAIRRLKEISDLIRKGFIQLAQSSFLGFPNLLKMAKTKIENIKQAKESEAESMLRTQFKMELIVYTQDHMYSDTLSTVKLEEEEEGKQKICIPRIASCSLYNQSDNRATLEELMRHLKSYYSIASKRLADQLPLVIRYLLLQESAAQLQREMLQLIQDKNNAEQLLKEDHDIGSKRNNLQNRQKRLLEARNYLVKF from the exons ATGAGCGCGAGCCTGAGTGAGCAGTATGAGGAGAAGGTGCGTCCGTGCATCGACCTGATCGACTCTCTGCGCGCGCTCGGTGTGGAGAAGGACCTCGCGCTGCCCGCCATCGCCGTGATCGGAGACCAGAGCTCGGGGAAGAGCTCGGTGCTGGAGGCGCTGTCCGGAGTCGCGCTGCCCCGCGGGAGTG GTATTGTGACGAGATGTCCACTcgagctgaagatgaagaggagcCGAGAGGAAGACTTCTGGCATGGAAAGATCAAGTACAAGAAAGATCATGATCAGGATCATGAGGAAGAGATTGACGATCCAGCAGATGTGGAGAAAAAGATTAGAGAAG CTCAGGACCATATGGCTGGGGTCGGCGTGGGCATCAGTGAAGAGCTCATCAGCCTGGAAGTGACGTCAGCTGATGTTCCCGACCTCACACTCATCGATCTGCCTGGTATTGCTCGAGTGGCAGTCAAAGGCCAACCAGAGAACATCGGAGAACAG ATTAAGAGGCTGATCCGAAAGTTCATCACAAAGCAAGAAACCATCAACCTGGTGGTGGTGCCGTGTAACGTGGACATCGCCACTACTGAAGCGCTGAGGATGGCTCAGGAAGTTGATCCAAATGGCGAGAGAACCCTCG GCATCCTAACGAAGCCCGACCTGGTGGATAAAGGCACGGAGGACACGGTGGTGTCCATCATCCATAACGAGATCATTTACCTCACTAAAGGCTACATGATCGTCAGGTGCCGAGGGCAGAAGGAAATCATGGACCGCGTCTCTCTGCACGAAGCCATCGAGAAGGAGAAGGACTTCTTTAAAGACCACTCACATTTCAG TGAGCTGTATGATGAAGGCATGGCCACCATTCCCAACCTGGCTGAGAAGCTCACACTCGAACTCGTCCATCACATCGAG cGATCTCTGCCACGACTGGAGGAGCAGATTGAGATAAAGTTGGCTGAAACTCAGGGTGAACTGGACCGCTATGGCTCAGGGCCTCCTACAGAACCAGGAGAGAGGATCTTCTTCCTGATTGAC AAAGTCACAGCGTTCACTCAGGACGCCATTAACCTCACGACCGGAGAGGAGCTGAAGAACCTCCAACATCTCAACATCTTCTCGAGCCTGCGGAGGCAGTTTGCTCTCTGGAAGAATCATCTGGACAACTCAGGAGAGACGT TTAAGAGGAAGATTGAGAAGGAGGTGAAcgagtatgaagaaaaatacCGAGGCAGAGAACTCCCAGGATTCATCAACTACAAGACCTTCGAGGTGATGGTGAAGGACCAGATCAAGCAGCTGGAGGAACCTGCCATCAGGAGACTGAAGGAAATCTCAG ATCTCATTCGGAAGGGCTTCATCCAACTGGCTCAATCCAGCTTCTTGGGCTTCCCCAATCTCCTCAAAATGGCAAAG ACTAAGATTGAAAACATAAAGCAGGCGAAGGAGTCGGAGGCCGAATCAATGCTGAGGACTCAGTTTAAGATGGAGCTGATCGTCTACACCCAAGACCACATGTACAGCGACACCCTGAGCACGGTGAAGcttgaggaggaagaagaagggaaacaaaaAATTTGCATTCCTCGCATTGCTTCGTGTAGTTTATACAATCAGTCAGACAACAGAGCCACTCTTGAGGAACTGATGCGTCACCTCAAGTCCTACTACAGC ATTGCGAGTAAGCGTCTGGCTGACCAGCTGCCGCTGGTGATCAGGTACCTGCTGCTGCAGGAGTCGGCGGCACAGCTGCAGAGAGAGATGCTCCAGCTCATACAGGACAAAAACAACGCGGAGCAGCTGCTGAAAGAAGATCATGACATCGGCAGCAAACGCAACAACCTGCAAAACCGCCAGAAGCGTCTGTTGGAGGCCCGCAACTACCTGGTCAAGTTTTAG